A region of Subdoligranulum variabile DNA encodes the following proteins:
- a CDS encoding helix-turn-helix domain-containing protein: MSAKRLIPEKELKACYGLLFADYPDVVTVRQLQTMLGISRHAAYDLLGEGEIGALKLGNAYKIPKINVIRYLLTNAQGAGFAGQDLQSES, encoded by the coding sequence ATGTCTGCGAAACGCCTCATCCCGGAAAAAGAGCTGAAAGCCTGCTATGGCCTGCTGTTTGCCGACTATCCCGATGTGGTGACGGTTCGGCAACTGCAAACTATGTTGGGCATCAGCCGTCATGCGGCGTATGATCTGCTGGGAGAAGGCGAAATCGGAGCCCTCAAACTGGGCAACGCCTACAAGATTCCCAAAATCAACGTCATCCGCTATCTGCTAACCAATGCACAAGGGGCGGGTTTTGCCGGGCAAGACCTGCAAAGTGAATCATAG
- a CDS encoding helix-turn-helix domain-containing protein: MKVGQKIRLVRRHRHLTQRELGDRLGLGEGGANRVAQYEMGYRVPKDELLRKIADVLDVPVENFFLNDDYIPDILRIMFWFDWEHPNVFRLTNTTENTESQQSENDNIDVKLSGNAIVKMVQQDIRPATVLWSDQYGVDAYLREWSIRKQELATQEITQEEYLEWLLQWPESSDLAGLREPRRQWRKSEKAEE, encoded by the coding sequence ATGAAAGTCGGACAAAAGATCAGGCTCGTGCGGCGGCACCGGCACCTGACTCAAAGGGAGCTGGGAGACAGATTGGGCCTGGGCGAGGGTGGCGCAAATCGCGTTGCACAGTACGAAATGGGGTATCGCGTGCCCAAAGATGAACTTTTGCGGAAGATTGCGGATGTCCTGGATGTCCCGGTGGAGAATTTCTTCTTGAACGATGATTATATCCCTGATATTTTACGCATTATGTTTTGGTTCGACTGGGAACATCCCAATGTGTTTCGCCTGACAAATACTACTGAAAACACAGAAAGTCAACAATCTGAAAATGATAATATTGATGTAAAACTTAGCGGAAATGCTATTGTTAAGATGGTTCAGCAGGATATCCGGCCCGCTACCGTGCTGTGGTCGGATCAGTATGGCGTTGATGCCTACCTGCGGGAATGGTCCATTCGTAAGCAGGAACTTGCCACTCAGGAAATCACTCAGGAGGAATATTTGGAGTGGCTCCTGCAGTGGCCGGAATCATCAGACCTGGCTGGATTGCGAGAACCCAGACGGCAGTGGAGGAAGAGCGAAAAAGCGGAAGAATAA
- a CDS encoding helix-turn-helix domain-containing protein, whose amino-acid sequence MDVLERLRKLLQERGWSEYRLAQVSGLNESTISNIYRRNTLPTIPTLEAICKAFGITLSQFFAESDMVEMTPDVKELLDTWVSLTPEQKRIVLQVAKSYHQDI is encoded by the coding sequence ATGGATGTGTTGGAAAGACTTCGTAAGCTATTGCAAGAACGCGGATGGTCGGAATACCGTCTTGCGCAGGTATCCGGGCTGAACGAATCCACTATCTCCAATATTTACCGACGCAACACGCTGCCCACGATTCCCACATTAGAGGCTATTTGCAAGGCATTCGGTATCACACTTTCCCAATTTTTTGCGGAAAGCGACATGGTTGAGATGACACCGGATGTGAAGGAATTGTTGGATACCTGGGTATCCTTAACACCGGAGCAGAAACGCATTGTACTGCAAGTTGCGAAATCCTACCACCAAGACATATAA
- a CDS encoding SLOG family protein, with protein MNYTENEMRRYRCCFTGHRPEKLGVTEEKVKMLLSSAVDDAIEGGISTFITGMARGFDLWAAEMVLQKKERYKQIHLICATPFPGFERSWQEKWRLLYSKIAREADLRVAISDRYYRGCFQKRNEWMVRHSMLVIAAYNGQPGGTRNTMDFAERCGVEVRNILGESNG; from the coding sequence ATGAACTACACAGAAAACGAAATGCGGCGCTATAGATGCTGCTTCACAGGGCATCGGCCAGAAAAACTGGGAGTTACAGAAGAGAAGGTAAAGATGTTGCTGTCCTCTGCAGTGGATGATGCTATAGAAGGAGGAATTTCCACGTTTATTACCGGAATGGCACGTGGATTTGATTTATGGGCGGCAGAAATGGTACTGCAGAAAAAGGAAAGATATAAGCAAATACATTTGATTTGTGCGACGCCATTTCCAGGTTTTGAACGGAGCTGGCAAGAAAAGTGGCGCCTGCTATACTCTAAAATTGCGAGAGAAGCCGATCTCCGGGTGGCTATTAGTGACAGGTATTACAGGGGATGCTTTCAGAAACGAAATGAGTGGATGGTACGGCATTCAATGCTCGTGATCGCGGCTTATAATGGCCAGCCAGGGGGAACAAGAAACACCATGGACTTTGCTGAACGATGTGGCGTGGAGGTGAGAAACATTTTGGGGGAAAGCAACGGTTGA
- a CDS encoding type II toxin-antitoxin system RelE/ParE family toxin, whose amino-acid sequence MEVEFYSTPAGDEVVGEFLSSLPDKDLAKALRGIELLKQMGLELREPNVKHLEGPIWELRIKFSTNAYRILYVVCDENTVVLLHGFMKKTQKTPRTEIEIAKSRWAELEKRRSQKDR is encoded by the coding sequence ATGGAAGTTGAGTTTTACAGTACACCGGCAGGTGATGAGGTCGTCGGAGAATTTTTATCGTCATTGCCGGACAAGGATTTGGCGAAGGCGCTTCGAGGAATCGAACTACTGAAACAGATGGGATTGGAACTTCGTGAACCAAATGTAAAGCACTTGGAAGGTCCAATCTGGGAACTGCGTATTAAATTCTCTACAAATGCCTATCGTATTCTGTATGTTGTCTGCGATGAAAATACGGTAGTATTGCTTCATGGCTTCATGAAGAAAACCCAAAAAACGCCGCGTACAGAAATTGAAATCGCGAAAAGTAGGTGGGCAGAGTTAGAAAAAAGAAGATCACAAAAGGATAGATGA